The genomic region CATACATCGCCGAGGAGACGACCGCGACCTTGGCCGGCCCCCCCGCCTGGCGGCCGACGAGGGCGCCGGCGAGATCGTGGAAGAAGTCGCCTCCGCCGAGCCTGTCGAGTACCGCGCCGAACAGAACGAAGACGAACACGAGGAAGGCGGCGACCGAGAGCGCGGGGCCGATCAGCCCGTTCGTGGTGAACACGAGATGGTCGAGGATCTCGGTGAGGCTGAGCGGCCGGTGCGAGAACGATCCGGGAAGGTGATGACCCCAGACAGCATAGGCGAGAAAGGAAGCGACCAGCAGGCAGAGGGTGAGGCCGATCGTCCGTCGCGTCGCTTCGAGCACGAGCAGGCAGAGCAGGATCGCCGCCGCCATGTCGGCCTCGGTCAGCGGGCTGACCATCGGCCAGCGCAGCGCATGCCGCGGCGCCATCCAGACGAAGTAGCCGCTCGCGGCGAGCGACAGAGCCGCAAGGGCGTTCGCGGTCCATGATCGGTTGGTCGGCCGGAGCGCGTTGCCGGTGACGGTGAGGAAGCCGAGCGCGAGCACCGCGCCGAGGAAGGCGAACAGCGTGGCGTAGCGGTCGCTCTCGACGCCGAGGGCGAGCGCCAGCATCCATCCCGAAAGCCCCATGCCGAGGCACGCGGCGATCGCCGCCTCCGCGGGCGGCAGCTCCCTCCGCCGCCCGGGGCCGAGCCGGGCGGCGAGGCTCAGGAGAGCAGCCCCGCGGCCCGGTAGGCCGCGGCCGCCGCCGGGTGCAGCGCCACGCCGCCCGTATCCGGCAGCGCCTTCGGCTCGAGCCGCGCCATGGTCGCGTGGCTGCGCTTGATCGCGTCGAAATTGGCGATCATCGCCTTCACGATCGCCTCGACCATCGCGTCAGGCGTTTCCGCACTGGTGATCAGGATCACGTGCGCGCGGAACGTCTCGATCGGGTCGGGCTGGAACGGGTAGCTGTTCGCCGGGATGGTGATCGGGGTCGAACCGAGACGCGCGTTGACCTTGGCGATGACGTCGGATCCGGCCTTGAGGAAACGAACGCGAAGCTCGCGCGTGGCGTTGATCACCTGGCCCGAGGGGAAGTCGACCACGTTGGTGATGATGTCCACCTGGTTGTTCTTGAGCATCTCGAGTGCATCGTTCCACGCGACGTAGTGCACCCTGCCGCCCCAGCGCTCGATCTGCGGCAGAGGCGCTCCGGCAGCAGCGAAGGCCTCCTCGGTCGCGAGCGCCATCAGCGTGCCGCGGAGATTGGCGGTGACGCGCACGGGAGCGCGCCTCTGGGCGATCTCCTCGAGCGAGGACACGGGAGCGCCCTCTCGCACCAGCGCCTGCCAGGCCGCCTCGCTGTCGATCAGGCTGACCGCGCGCACGTTCGGCATCGCCCGCTCGAACGGTGGCTCCCCCTTGATCGCCCGCAGCGCGATCTGCGCATGCGCGAGCCCGAGCTGGACCCGCCCCTGCGCCACGAGCAGCACATTCGCGGCATCGCGCCCGGGCTCGTAGCTGAAGGCCGAGCCGGGCACGGCGCGGCGTATGCTCTCGCCGATCGCATTGCCGATCGCGCTCCACGCTCCGCCAACGGAGCCGCCGGCGAGCGTGATCCGCATCGTCTCCTGGGCGGCGAGCCTGGGCGCGCCCAAGGGGACGGACGCAGCGGCGGCCATGCCGAGAAGAACACCTCGTCGCATCACCATCATGAACGGTCTCCCATCGGTTGGGCCTACGCCGCGCGCGGCGCGAGCCGTTTTGCCACCGCCTCCAGGGCGGCGGGAACGTCCGGCAGGACCGACCACGCCCCCTCGACCTCGGGCCGAAGCACGCCGCGCGCGCGTAAGCCCTCCATCATCCGCACGAAGTCCCGCCAGAAACCGTCGACGTCGATGAACAGCGTCGGCTTGCGGCTAAGTCCGATATCGTACCAGGTGATCATCTCGAGCGCCTCGTCGAGCGTTCCGACACCTCCGGGCAGGACGAGGAACAGGTCGGAGAGGTCTGCCATCCTCTGTTAGCGTTCCGCCAGCGTCTCGACGAGATGGAGTTCGGCGATGTCGCTCGCCATGCGCTCTCGCCCGACGAGGTGTCGCGGCATCACGCCGATGACGCGCCCGCCGGCCGCCACCGCGCCTCTTGCCGCCGCTCCCATCAGCCCGCGCGACGACCCGCCATAGACGAGGGTGTGTCCGAGCCGGGCGAGGCCCGCCCCGGTCGCCTCCGCCGCTTCAAGGAGACGCTGCGGCAGGGAATCATTCGCCGAAGCAAACAGGCCGACCGCCCCCACGCCTCAGCCCCCTGCCTCGATGGTCGCATCGAGGCCGATGTCCACTGGAGGCGCCCCCTGGGTGAGCCGCCCGACGCTGATGAAATCCACGCCCGTCTCGGCGATCGCACGGATCGTCTCGAGCGTCACGCCACCGGAGGCCTCAAGCGGCACCCGCCCCGCCACCAGCGTCACGGCCTCGCGCAGCATCGGCGGCGTCATGTTGTCGAGCAGGATCACGTCCGCCCCCGCCGCGACCGCTTCGGCGACCTGGTCGAGCCGGTCGCATTCGACCTCGATCTTCGTCAGAAGCGGCGCGGCGGCGCGGGCGCGCGCCACCGCCGCCGTGATCGAGCCGCAGACGGAGATGTGATTGTCCTTGATCATGATGCCGCCGGCGAGATCGAGCCTGTGATTGCGCGCCCCGCCGACGGTGGTGGCGTGCTTCGATGGCGCGCAGGCCGGGTGTGGTTTTGCGCGTGTCCACGAGCACTGCCTTGGTGCCGGCGATCCGCTCGACATGGCGGCGCGTGTGTGTCGCGATCGCCGACATGTGGGCAAGCAGGTTGAGGGCGGTGCGCTCGGCCGTCAGCAGGGCCCTGGCCGGGCCGGTGACGGTCGCGAGCGCCGTTCCCGACGCTGCGGTCGCCCCCTCCGCGATCGGTGCGTCGAAGCTGCATGTCGGCGCGCGGGAACGAAACACCGCCTCGGCCACGCCGAGGCCGCAGACGACGATCGGGTCACGAGTGCGCAAGACGAAGGTCGCACGCGCCCCGGCCGGGATCACCGTCTCGCTGGTGAGGTCGATCGCCCCGATGTCTTCGGCGAGTGCCGCCTCGACGATCCGGTGGACAGCCCCCCACTCGAGCACCGACGGCACCCCCGATTGTTCGTATGCGTATGAGAAGTGTGAGCCTCCCACGCCCGGGCCGTCAACGCCGCCCGAGGCGACGTGGCATCAGCGCGATGCCGTTGCCCAACGCAACGAGCAGGGCGCCGGCGATCGCGCTCATCGACCAGCGCCAGTCCTCGACCAACGATGACTGGATCAGGGAGAGCACCGGAACGACGACGAGCACATAAGCGGCCCTGTCGGCGCCGATGCGCGCCTGCAGGGTGAAGTAGCAGAAGAACGACAGGATCGAGACGGCGAGCGACTGGAACGCGAGCGCGGCGAGCCAGGGCAGGCTCGGCGGGATGGCTATCCCCTGGCCGCGCGCGAGGGAGACGGCGGCGGCGAACACCCCGCCGATCACGAGACCGTCGGCGATCACCGCGAGCGTTGGCAGCCGCGCGCGGGCGTTGCGAACCGCCGCCATGTTCGCGCACGCGACGACGCAGGAGCCCGCCACGGCGAGCAGGACGCCGCGCCAGGCCCCGCTTCGCCCGAGCGAAGACCATTCCGGAGCGAAGACGAGCGCGAGCCCAGCCGCCGCGACCGCCGCGCCTGCGACCACCGCACCGCTGACCGGCGTGCCGAACAACGCCCGCAGGCCGAAGGCGTTGAGCGGGATCACCATGGCGACGATCACCGCGACAAGGCCCGAGGCAATGAACGCCACCGCCTCGTAGAAGATTAGGTTGTTGATCGCGAACAGGCCAAGCCCTTGGGCGGCAACAAAGGGCAGGTCGCGCAAGGGGAAGCCGCGATGGCGGCCGCTTGCGCGCAGCCAGGCCTGAAGCAGGGCGCCGGCGAGGAGGAGCCGCCAAGCGACCGCAGGCCCAGCCGGCGCGATCTCCACCTGCACCCGGATGGCAGCCCAGCCCAGCGCCCAGAGAACGGCGGTGACGGAGAAGAGGAGGGCGTTCACCGGGAGGGAGCATCGCGCCGCGTGCGGCGTCAGGAAAGTCCCGTGCCTGCGGTTCGGCCCTGCGCGCCGGTCGCGGCGACGCTTCCCCCGATCACCCTCGACCGATGGCGCGGCGAGCCGGCCTCGTCGAGCGGTTCATTCGCTCACCGGCGTCCATCTCTGACCGGCAAATCGACTCCTCGACCGGTGCGCGGGCAAACACCCCCCGGCGCACGGGGAACGCGCGCCGGGGGCGGCCGAGGCCTCAGCGCGCGGCGAGAAGTTCCGGCGCGCGGATCAGGATGAACTCGTTGTCGGCGGCGCGGTCGAGCCGCCGGCCCGAGGAGAACGGCAGGTTGTTGTCCATGTTGACGAGGATGTGCGCGTCATCGACGGCAACCACGCCCTCGATCGTGAAGAACGGCATCGTGAAGCGCCCGCGCAGCGGCGGATTGGCGGCCGTCTCGACACGCGCGAGGCCTTCCGGGTCGGCGATGTCCATCAGGTCGATGTGGCCCAGCTTCCGCACGAAGCCGTTTGCATCCGTCTGGGCGAGGTCGACCACATAGACGCGCTTGAACCGTGCCGGGTTCGGGAAGCAGTCCGGGCGCGGCTGGTTCGGCGCGGGGCAGGCGAGCGAGGGGTCGCCCTCGCCGTCGTCACGCTCGATCACGAGCGCCCGCGTGGCGTCGATCATGTTGAAGTCGCCGATCGCCGTCGCCCCCTGCTCGAGCGCGTACTTGACGCTGCGCCCGGTCCAGCGTCCGGCCGCTGTGTCGAACTCGAGCACGCGGAGGAAGCGGCCCTCGGATTGGCCCTCGGCGGTGAGGATTGGCTTCTCGAGCATCGCCCAGAGCCGGGTTCCGTCCGGTGTGGCGGCGAGGCCCTCGAAGCCACCGCTGCGCGGCACGCGCCAGTCGCGCCCGGGGGCGGCCGGCTGCACGAGCCCGGGATGGTCAGGGCTGCGGAGCACCTGGCCGTCGAGCATCGTCTCGAACAGGCCGGTGACGCGGCCATCGAGCGTGGCGCGGATCAGGTAGGGGCCGAACTCGTCGCCGATCCACACCGTATCTCCGATCACCTGGATCGACTCCGGGTCGAAGTCGCCGCCCGTGAGGTAGCGCTCGCGGGTGCCCTCGTTGACGATCCGGAAGGGGATCACCCGGTCAGGGTCGCGCAGGAAGATGCGCTCGCGCACATCCACTGCACCGCTTGCCCAGTCCGGCATCACGCGCACGAAGAGTAGGAGCGCGTCGGGGCTGTTGCGCTTGTTGCCGAAGCCGTTATCGATGATCGCGTAGAACGAGCCGTCGGCGGCGCGGCTGCGCGAGAAGCCGGAGAAGCCCTGGAGCGGCTGTCCGATGAAGGGGAAGGAGATGCCGGTCGCGCGGTTGCCATGCAGCGCTCCGGTCGTTCCCATCACGCTCATCGGGCGGTCATTGCGCAGGTTTCCGGGCCCGGCGAAGCGGCCGCTCATCATCGCCTCGGCCGGGGCATCCGCAGGCGGAAGGTGCAGGCTGAAGGCGGGGAGCAGCGCATGGCCGGCAAGCCGCGCAGGGAAGCGCTGGTCGGCTTCGGCCGGCGTGGCGAGGATCGTGGCGGCGAGGAGGCTCGCGGCGAGGCCCTGAGCGGTCTGGCGAAGGCGCATGATCGTTCGGTCCTTTTCGGTGGATGAAACGCGCCGTGGGCATACTCGCGTGCTGTTACAGCCGCGTGGCCCGACGATGACGGTTCCGTTGCACCTGCCCGTCGCGGCGAAGGTCCCGCCGCGCCATACTGCTGTGAGATGACGGACACGCTGCGCAGCCTCGACCTCAACCTGCTGACCGTTTTTGCCGCGATCATGGCCGAACGCTCGGTCACACGCGCCGGCGAACGGCTCGGCTTGTCACAGCCGGCCACGTCCGGTGCGCTTGCACGGCTGCGCGTGGCGCTCTGCGATCCGCTCTTCATCCGCACCGGGCGCGCTTTAGGCTCCGGACTCATAACCGGCAAGTGACGGTTGCGGCGAGGTAGACGGCGCTGAGGAAGACGTCTGCGCGTCGGTCGTATCGCGTGGCGATGCGTCGGAAATCCTTGAGGCGGCAGAAGACGCGCTCGATCAGGTTTCGCTTGCGCCAGGCGCTCCGGTCGAAGGGGTGTGCTGTTTGCGGGTGGGGTTGTTCGGGATCACCGGCAGGATGCCGCGGGCGAGGAGGAAGCTGCGGATGCCGTTGCTGTCATAGGCAGCGTCGGCGATGCAGAGCTTGGCTGACGGCCAGGGAGCAAGCAGCGCCAGTGCCACTGGCGCATCGCCGTGCTGGCCGGCGGTCAGTTCGAAACCGATCGGGCGGCCAAGATGATCGGTCAGCGCGTGGATCTTGGTGGTCCGCCCGCCCCGCGGCGGGCCCCATCGCGGCTTGCCGCGATGGGTTCCGCGACCGCCCGATGGCTTGCGCGCGCTCCCCCCTTTTCCACCCCCGGCGCTGCGATGGGCCTTCACATGGCTGCTGTCGAGCAAAAGCTCGGCCGGCGGGCCGCCAGCCCTGGCGAGCGCGCGGAACACGCGCTGCCACACGCCCTTGGCTCTCCAGCGCACGAAACGGTTGTACAGCGTCTAGCGCGGGCCGTAGACAGCCGGCGCATCGACCCACCGACCACCAGAGCGCAGCACATGGACGATGCCGCTGATCACACGCCGGTCATCCACCCGAGGCTTGCCGCGTCTCTCCGAAGGCAAGAGCGGCGCAAGCCGCCGCATCTGCGCCTCGCTCAGAGAGACACAGATCGCTCATCCCGGTTCCCCTCCATCACCGCCAAGGGAACCACCCCGAAACACACCAGCCCGCGTCGCTCAAAGAACTTTATGAACACATTATGGGTCCGGACCCTAAAGCGGTTTTCCTACTGGTGTGAATAGCCGCAGTTGGTGATGTATTTTCGGCATTCGTCTGGGGCGAAGGCGTCGAGCACGCTGCCGATGGCGTTTCAGAGGCCATCGACGGTGCGGCGTGCGGCGGTGCGAAGCAGGGCCTTCAGCTTGGCGAAGAACTGCTCGATCGGGTTCAGGTCTGGGCTGTAGGGTGGCAGGAAGAGCAGGCGCGCGCCGACTGCCTCGATGGCTTCGCGAACGCCCTTCACCCTGTGGCTGCCGAGGTTGTCGATCACCACCGTGTCGCCCGGGCGCAGGCTTGGTGCCAGGAACTGCTCGACATAGGCGCGGAAGCTTGGGCCGTTGATTGCGCCGTCCAGCACGAGGGGTGCAACAACTCCGTCGGCGCGCAGCCCGGCGAGGAAGGTTGTGGTTTTCCAGAGGCCATGCGGCACGGCCGCGACGACGCGCTGCCCGCGCGGCCCGCGCGCCATGCGGCGGGTCATGTTCGTGCTGGCCCAGGTCTCGTCCACGAAGACCAGGCGCTCGGGATCGAGGCTCGGCTGCATCTCGCGCCAGGCGGCGCGGGCGGCGGCTACGTCCGGGCGGTCCTGCTCGGCGGCGCGGACCGACTTTTTTTCAGCGTCAGCCCAAGCCGCGCCAGCGCCCGCCAGACCGTCACCAGAGAGACCGCGACACCGCGCTCGGCCAGCAGCCAGCCGCGCAGTTCGCCAAGTGTGGCATCCGGCTGCGCAGCCACACGCTCGCGCAGCGGCGCAAGATGCGCGGCGATCTTCGACGGCGGCCGACCCGTCCCACGCCGCGCCACCGTCTCGCCCGTCTCGTCCCGCTGCTGGCGCACCTTCACGACGTAGGACGGGCTGACCATCAGCCGCTCGGCCACCTCGCGCACGCTCGCCCCGCCATCACAGGCCGCGAGCACCCGTCCCCGCAGGTCCGGCCCATAGGCTTGTCCCCGACGCCACCCCATCTCCGCCTCCAGCTCATCGCCAGAGGCCTACGAATCACAGATCAGGGCCGCGCCGGAATCCCCAAACCGATTCCACCAGCCAGAAATCGACTCTAACCAGTCCTCGCGCGTGCCGCCGTCGCGCAGGATCTGCTCCTCTTTCGTCAGGCGCAGTCGCCGAGCCTCGACCACGGTCGCCTCGACGATCTCACGGCGCATGGCGAGAAAGCTGCGCTCAGCCAACATCTCGTCGAAGCGCACGAACAACCTCGTCAGCGCGCCCGGGCGCATCAGCGGTTCGCAGTAGAGCCAGATCTGATTGGCGTAAGGCACGGCGCTTCCTGCAGCGCCACGCCCGCAACGCGCAGGACGCTCAAGCGGTCGCGCAGCTGGTCTTCGGCCCGGTCATCCGACAGCGTCTCGTGGGCCCGCAGCACGAGGATGCGGACTATCAGCACCGCATCCCAGGGCGGGCGTGCGCCGCGGCAGCGGTCCGCGCACGGCAGCGCCGCCCCCAGCTCCGCGCGGAACGCCTCGAGCTCCACCACGGCGCGCAGCCGTGCCAGGCAATCGACAGAGGCCGAACGCCACCCCAAGCGTTCCTTCACGTCAAACAACCCGGACTGTCCCGCCATCCGCCGCTCCCGCTGTCACCAGCAGAAGCGAACCAGCCCGCAGCCGTCAGCGCCAGTGGTTTTTCGAGGTGTCCTTTTGGTATTATGGTAGAGCACATGGTTCTCGGCTCACCTTCTTCCCAAGGACTAGGCACGGTCGAGATCGAGAGACATCACTGCGGTTCAAAACTGGGGCAATCCTAACCAGCGCACGATAATGATATCTGGACACCCTACTCTGAATCAGCAAGTAACATTTCTCTATTCCGAGGACGTCGAGGCTTCGTGGCGGTTTTATTCTGAAATACTCCGTTTGCCTCTGATCCAGGATCAGGGTACGTGCCGGATTTACGAGGCAGCACCGGGCGGTCGAGCCTTCCTAGGGATCTGCCGCGCCAAGGCGCCGCGGGCCACTATGGATCCTCGCGTCGAGGGAGGTGTAGTGATTACCTTCATCGCGGATGATGTCGACTGTTGGTATGAGTACTTAAAAGCTCGAGGGGTGGAGATCCCCTACCCACCTACCTTCAACGAGTTTTATCGAGTGTATCACTTCTTTTTCCAAGATCCGGCGGGCTACACGCTCGAGATCCAGCGCTTCGAACGACCCGACTGGGTAGATCCACCTTGCTAACTTTCAGTTTCTAAACATTGTTGACGGCAGCCAGGTGGCGATGCCCGGAAAGACGGTCACCAGCGCCACGGCAGTGCACATCAACAGAAAGAAGGGGAGCGTGTTTCGTGCGATCGAGAGGATGTTCTCCCCCGTTAGCCCTTGCAGGACGAACAGGTTGAAGCCGACGGGAGGCGTGATCTGCGCCATCTCGACAACGAGGACGATGAAGATCCCGAACCAGAGCAGATCGAACCCCGCCCCCTGGATGATCGGCAGAACGACCGTGACGGTGAGCACGATCATGCTGACGCCGTCGATCACGCAGCCGAGCAAGATGTAGACCCCCGTGAGTGCGGCGATGATCAGGTACGGGTGAAAGCCCTGCGCGCCGACCCACGCCGCCATCGCCGCGGGGATTCGGGTATAGGCCATCGCCTGTGTCAGAAAGGCTGCGCCGGCGAGGATGAAGTTGATCATGCAGGAGAGCCGGACTGCTCCCATCAGACTGTTGCGAAATGTCGTCAAGGTGAGCGTTCGCTCCCACGCCGAAAGCGCCAGAGCGCCGATCACGCCCATCACCGCGGCCTCCGTTGCGGTGGCAATCCCGCCATAAATTGAACCGAGAACAGCAAGGATCAGCAGCAGAACCGGGATCAGCGCGCCGCTTTCGGCGAACTTGCGGGCGAGCGACAAGCGCGGCCCGGGAGGAGGCGTAAGCCGCGGGTTCAGCAACGACCAGACCATGATATAGCCCGAGAACAAAGCAACCAGCATCAACCCGGGCAGAATGCCCGCGATGAAGAGCCGCACGATCGAGACATCGGCCGCCACCCCGTAGACGATCATGACGATCGAGGGCGGAATCAGCAGGCCGAGCGTGCCGGATCCAGCGAGCGAGCCGATCGCCATGGGCCGGTAATACCCACGCTCAAGGAGGGTCGGCAGGCTCATCTTGCCGACCGTTGCGGCCGTTGCAGCGGAGGAGCCGGAAACGGCTGCGAAAATGCCGCAGCCGATCACGTTCACGTGCATCAGCCGGCCGGGAAGGCGCTCGACCCACGGCGCGAGGCCGCGGAACATGTCCTCCGAGAGTTTTGTTCGGAATAGGATCTCGCCCATCCAGATGAACAGCGGCAGGGCGGCCAGCGTCCAGGA from Elioraea tepida harbors:
- a CDS encoding TAXI family TRAP transporter solute-binding subunit, with protein sequence MVMRRGVLLGMAAAASVPLGAPRLAAQETMRITLAGGSVGGAWSAIGNAIGESIRRAVPGSAFSYEPGRDAANVLLVAQGRVQLGLAHAQIALRAIKGEPPFERAMPNVRAVSLIDSEAAWQALVREGAPVSSLEEIAQRRAPVRVTANLRGTLMALATEEAFAAAGAPLPQIERWGGRVHYVAWNDALEMLKNNQVDIITNVVDFPSGQVINATRELRVRFLKAGSDVIAKVNARLGSTPITIPANSYPFQPDPIETFRAHVILITSAETPDAMVEAIVKAMIANFDAIKRSHATMARLEPKALPDTGGVALHPAAAAAYRAAGLLS
- a CDS encoding DMT family transporter translates to MNALLFSVTAVLWALGWAAIRVQVEIAPAGPAVAWRLLLAGALLQAWLRASGRHRGFPLRDLPFVAAQGLGLFAINNLIFYEAVAFIASGLVAVIVAMVIPLNAFGLRALFGTPVSGAVVAGAAVAAAGLALVFAPEWSSLGRSGAWRGVLLAVAGSCVVACANMAAVRNARARLPTLAVIADGLVIGGVFAAAVSLARGQGIAIPPSLPWLAALAFQSLAVSILSFFCYFTLQARIGADRAAYVLVVVPVLSLIQSSLVEDWRWSMSAIAGALLVALGNGIALMPRRLGRR
- a CDS encoding esterase-like activity of phytase family protein: MRLRQTAQGLAASLLAATILATPAEADQRFPARLAGHALLPAFSLHLPPADAPAEAMMSGRFAGPGNLRNDRPMSVMGTTGALHGNRATGISFPFIGQPLQGFSGFSRSRAADGSFYAIIDNGFGNKRNSPDALLLFVRVMPDWASGAVDVRERIFLRDPDRVIPFRIVNEGTRERYLTGGDFDPESIQVIGDTVWIGDEFGPYLIRATLDGRVTGLFETMLDGQVLRSPDHPGLVQPAAPGRDWRVPRSGGFEGLAATPDGTRLWAMLEKPILTAEGQSEGRFLRVLEFDTAAGRWTGRSVKYALEQGATAIGDFNMIDATRALVIERDDGEGDPSLACPAPNQPRPDCFPNPARFKRVYVVDLAQTDANGFVRKLGHIDLMDIADPEGLARVETAANPPLRGRFTMPFFTIEGVVAVDDAHILVNMDNNLPFSSGRRLDRAADNEFILIRAPELLAAR
- a CDS encoding LysR family transcriptional regulator; the protein is MTDTLRSLDLNLLTVFAAIMAERSVTRAGERLGLSQPATSGALARLRVALCDPLFIRTGRALGSGLITGK
- a CDS encoding transposase, whose amino-acid sequence is MAGQSGLFDVKERLGWRSASVDCLARLRAVVELEAFRAELGAALPCADRCRGARPPWDAVLIVRILVLRAHETLSDDRAEDQLRDRLSVLRVAGVALQEAPCLTPIRSGSTANR
- a CDS encoding VOC family protein, translating into MISGHPTLNQQVTFLYSEDVEASWRFYSEILRLPLIQDQGTCRIYEAAPGGRAFLGICRAKAPRATMDPRVEGGVVITFIADDVDCWYEYLKARGVEIPYPPTFNEFYRVYHFFFQDPAGYTLEIQRFERPDWVDPPC
- a CDS encoding TRAP transporter large permease; the encoded protein is MDVALTEAGVILLATLFLFLGLGIWIGFALMLTGLVGIVVLPAVFPSFNAFPVEKVLGTAVWQAMASWTLAALPLFIWMGEILFRTKLSEDMFRGLAPWVERLPGRLMHVNVIGCGIFAAVSGSSAATAATVGKMSLPTLLERGYYRPMAIGSLAGSGTLGLLIPPSIVMIVYGVAADVSIVRLFIAGILPGLMLVALFSGYIMVWSLLNPRLTPPPGPRLSLARKFAESGALIPVLLLILAVLGSIYGGIATATEAAVMGVIGALALSAWERTLTLTTFRNSLMGAVRLSCMINFILAGAAFLTQAMAYTRIPAAMAAWVGAQGFHPYLIIAALTGVYILLGCVIDGVSMIVLTVTVVLPIIQGAGFDLLWFGIFIVLVVEMAQITPPVGFNLFVLQGLTGENILSIARNTLPFFLLMCTAVALVTVFPGIATWLPSTMFRN